The Gammaproteobacteria bacterium genome includes the window GTGCTGTGACCCATTGTAGCCTGAACCATCGCCAAGGGGTCTTCACTGTAGGAGGTGTTGTTTATGTGTGCTGTTTTATGGCTCGGTACGCTGGTGGCGAGTAAACCCAGCGCCTGAGAGACGATCCAGAGTGACAGACCCAAACCGGCGGTCAGCTCGCTCAGGGTGTGCAGGCCTTGCACCATGGTCACTAAGCCGCTTAACCAGACGATGGCAATGGGAGCGGCGGTTCTTAGGCCGTGCATTTGATAGGTTTTGTACGCAGGGACTAAAATGTGTTGGACGATGTTTTTCATGTTTTTCCCTCTTCCTTTGATCTGCAAAGCTGTTGTTGTGTTTTCTGCTTTGCTGTTGAGCTTATTTAAGCAGATTCACGTTGGTTTGATGGGAACCGCTTCACAAAAATGGCTCCTTTAAATCTTAAACTTTGATGTTGGTCGCAAAACTTAGCTTCTTGGGTGAGCCATGAGGGGGTTTGTTACACTGTGCCAACAAAAATAGACGAGGTGGAGAGATCATGAGTAACAGAGAAGCAACAACGCAAGCCGCTGAGCATACGGCTCCTTGGGAGCAGGGTTTTGATAAGGTGGTGACGCCGTTTGAGGAGTTTATTCACGAAGAGAGCTCCAGTGGCCTGCTGTTGATGATCTGTACCGTGATCGCTCTTATTTGCGTCAATACGGCGTTGGCACACAGCTATGAGCATTTTTTCCATCAAAGTTTTTCTATTTCGGTGGCGGGTTGGACCTTGGAGCACACCCTGCATCACTGGATTAACGACGGTTTGATGGCGCTGTTTTTCTTTGTCGTGGGGCTGGAGATCAAGCGCGAGGTGCTGGTGGGGGAGCTTTCCAGTATGAAGCAGGCCATTTTGCCGGTGGTGGCTGCCATCGGTGGCATGGTGGTTCCGGCGGCGCTGTTTGTCTGGATGACGTTGGGTGATGCGTCTGTGCTCGGTTGGGGCATTCCAATGGCGACGGATCTGGCCTTTGCGGTGGGGATTTTGGTCTTGTTGGGCAAACATGTGCCCCGTGCGCTGTTGAGCTTTTTGGTCGGTTTGGCGATTGTGGATGATCTCGGTGGGGTGATGGTGATCGCTATTTTTTACACCGAGCAGATTTTCTGGATGCCGTTGCTGGTGGCGGGGCTGCTGTTGCTGCTGTTGATCGGTTTTAACCGTTTTGGCATCTCTAAGCCGCTGCCCTATTTTATTGTCGGTTTGTGCCTGTGGCTGGCGATGATGGAGTCCGGTGTACACGCCACCTTGGCGGGCATCTTGACTGCATGGACGATTCCCGCTCGATCTAAGTCGTCACCGCAAAAATTCAGCCTGCACATGCGGGAGTTGTTGGATCGCTTTGATGGTGCGTGCAAGGGCGGTTCGAATTTGATGAACAATCCCGATCAACATGCGCTGCTGCAAACCTTTGAACATGGCATTCATAAGGTAGAGACACCGCTGCAACGTTTGGAACACAGTATGCACATGCCGGTGGCGTTTTTGATCATTCCGTTGTTTGCCTTGGCCAATGCGGGTATTCCGATCAATTTCAGCGAATTGGGTAATGTCTTCGCTCAGCCAGTGACGCAGGGGGTGGTGTTGGGTTTGGTGGTGGGTAAGTTTGTTGGTATTGGATTGATGACGCTGCTAGCAGTGAAGCTGGGCATTGGTGAGCTGCCACGGGGAACTAACAGCCGACATATCATTGGCTTAGGGCTGTTGGGAGGAGTGGGTTTTACCATGTCGATCTTTATTGCGGAGCTGGGTTTTCAGTCGATGCCAGATCAATTGTTACTGGCAAAGACGGGGATTTTGTTTGCGTCGCTTTTTGCAGGTGTGGCGGGTTACTTGTGGTTGCGGTTTTTTTGTAAACGTTAAATCAGGCTGCTGATGACGCTGCTAATAAATTTGATGGTGATAAGAGTCAGGAGTAAGAAGGTGCCACGGCTGGTCCAGAGCAGAGCGGTGTTTTGTTGTTTCATGTTTTTATTATCCTCAAGGGTATGCCAGTTGTTGGTGCGTCGTCGTTCGATGGGGTTAGTTTATAAACGCTGCGGAGGGTGTGCTGAGGCCTGGGTCACATGTTTTATGCCAATCGCTTCACAGAAAAAATCATTAACTGATTGAGTTACTTTGGTTTTTTTAGAAGCGATGCTGTTTTTCTGATGAGTGGGCAGTAAAGTCCCCCTCTCTTACTTAGTCTGTAGCCTGTATGGAATGCACCTTAGAGTTTATCTTGGATTTTGTTGTGCTGTTCCAGACTGCTTGTTGTCATTTTTTGGGAGACATAAGCTAAATATGGTTAGCAGGTTAAATTTTTGGCATCGCAGGTAACCTCGATTTGCATGGTGTGATTTTGATTCTTTGAGGACAAGCGTGCGAGATTGAGTCTGCCACCGATATAAATGGTTTGT containing:
- the nhaA gene encoding Na+/H+ antiporter NhaA, with translation MSNREATTQAAEHTAPWEQGFDKVVTPFEEFIHEESSSGLLLMICTVIALICVNTALAHSYEHFFHQSFSISVAGWTLEHTLHHWINDGLMALFFFVVGLEIKREVLVGELSSMKQAILPVVAAIGGMVVPAALFVWMTLGDASVLGWGIPMATDLAFAVGILVLLGKHVPRALLSFLVGLAIVDDLGGVMVIAIFYTEQIFWMPLLVAGLLLLLLIGFNRFGISKPLPYFIVGLCLWLAMMESGVHATLAGILTAWTIPARSKSSPQKFSLHMRELLDRFDGACKGGSNLMNNPDQHALLQTFEHGIHKVETPLQRLEHSMHMPVAFLIIPLFALANAGIPINFSELGNVFAQPVTQGVVLGLVVGKFVGIGLMTLLAVKLGIGELPRGTNSRHIIGLGLLGGVGFTMSIFIAELGFQSMPDQLLLAKTGILFASLFAGVAGYLWLRFFCKR